A window of Peromyscus eremicus chromosome 23, PerEre_H2_v1, whole genome shotgun sequence genomic DNA:
ttggcctagaatttCCTATGTAGCACGGGGTACTGTCAATCACTAAATctactgcctccacctctggggtgctaagattacaggcatgcactaccacacttgGTTTTGTGAgatgctgggaacggaacccagAGActcatgcattctaggcaagcactctaccaattgagctacattccACCCTCCGACAGAGTTtctcttatagcccaggctagccttggatttGTGATCTTCCCGCCTCAGTCTCCCTGTCTGGGATTACATGCACGAATGCTCACATTCTGCCCTCCCCCCATGGCCCCTCTGTGAGTGGCCCATCTCATTCCCACACTTCCACAGACAGCAGGTGTGGATAAGCAGTAGAGGCATGCCTTATGGGGTTACGACCTTGTGGGGGGCACATTTCCGGGCCTATCTTCTTTCCCCATTGCACAAAGCTGGGCCTCCAGCTGGAGCCTGGGTTATCTTGGAAGGGGTCTGTGCAAGATTAGGAGGTACTGTCTGGAGTCTGGACAGACAGGGAACCTTGTCTTTGGAGACACCCCTTCCCCCAAACACATGGTGGTCTTTTGTCTGTCAGAATTCTTGACACCCCTTTCATCTGATGCAGAAACAAGGAAATGGGAAGCGGATGTTGCAAAGGGCATGCAGGGAGGAGAGTAATGTCTGAGTGTCAGGaatggagtggggagggagacggggggggggggggatgcaccCCGgtgccatcttttcttttttgtattggGAAAGTGCTCTGCACTGGGCTACATCACCGCCccccttttaaattttaatctgaCTTATTTATTCTTAGATGTGGGTGTGGGCTGGCTCATGCTATGACCCGTATGTGTGtgtcaggttgtcagtcttggcagcagcaagcacctttactcactgagcaatcTTGTCAGCCGCTcgttgagttttcttttttaaaaaatgtggaaaatgaaattcattatatatctataatatgtacatatacatacatactacaatacatgtatatatctatctctatcatctatctatctatctatctatctatcatctatctatctatcattatctatctatctatctatctatctctctatctctctatctatctatcttgagcCCTCCTAATAAGTCATTTATTGCCCACCTCTTGTGTTTGACCTAACATCCTTGAGACTATCAGGTACAATCTTTTTAGAAAGGTACAAACAACTTCCACCAACCCAAAGGCTAAGAACGTTCTTGGCTAGCATCTGAGCTCTATGGCAGAGATGGCCTctctttcctgtgtcccgcctacCTGATGTTCCCACCCAGGTATTTGAGAAATACCTTgacttatgactttctttgtcctTTGTTAATGTAAACCTTGATGACACTGTTACCACATTGGGCCGTGGCATTTGGGGTAACTTAAATCTGATTCTGGACCATGGTCACTTCTTTTGGTTTCAGAATAAATCATCTTATTACCTTTCAGGTGTGAGCTATGTTTTGTGTTAAGAGGGGAGGGGACCCTTTAGTCACAGAATTATTCAAATGTATACAACATGTACCAATCAGTCTGCTTTCACAATCATCAGCATtagctactgtttttcttttagtgtgtgtgtgtgtgtgtgtgtgtgtgtgtgtgtgtagagataagcatcagatgtctttctctatcacgTCACTGCACATCTTATTTGTTAAGACAGGGACTCAATGTGAGCCTGGAACCCAATGTTTTGggcaggctggctggtcagtgagcccctgGGATTCGCCTGTCTTCTCCattcagcactggggttacagatatcacacctggcttttccatagatgctgggaatcgaaactcagattccctttttttttgggggggggggtgttctctgtgtaaccctggctgtcctggaactcaatctatagaggaagctatcctcaaactcacagagatccacttgcctctggctCTGAACTCAGATTCTAAAGCTTGTGCGGCAAGCACTCGACCCATGAGCCACCTCCCACGATCGCTCCACCTCCAGCGTTCCTGCCAGCTCCTGTGTGCCACGCTCTGGATTATGGCATTCCTGTTGCTTCTAGGGCGCTGCAGTGGGGCCCATTACTCATGGTCTTTATGGAAGATCCTTGAGGAACCCTTTAACACGAATTCTCTGAGTCATTCTACACTTGCTTCCTGTCACTGCCCCAAGAGATGCAGCCTTCAGCAAGTGTTCAACTTATGACCATCTAGGTCCTTGATGAAGATAAACAGCAGCTTGGTTGTTTTCTTGTTGAAGAACCACAGAACCAGGCGATGTTGTAACTGGCAGTTCCTTTCTCCAGCTCATGagaataaaatgtgaaaattaaaaaaaaaaagtcatattttctccaggcatggtggtgcatgcctttaattccagcactcaggaaatagaggcaggagggtctctgtgagtttgaggccatcctggtctacagagtgagttttaggacagcaagagatgcatagtgagaccctgtctcaaatgaacaaacaaacaaacaaaaacaaaaaattaatacaGAAAGGTTTCTACTCTCCTACCTACTTTCTCaccttagctttttttttttaagctcagaCTTACCTCAGACTccttatgtagctaaggatgaccttgaattcctgatcctcctgttctgcctcccaaatactggtatttcaggcttgtgccaccacaccgggCTAAACTTCTATTGTTTCTGAAATGTGTAAAAGAAACTAGACGTTGTCTACCCTTTGCAGACTGGCAAAAGGTATCACCTACTCCAGCTGCTGCACTGTATCAATAATTTGTCTCCCATTATTGCTCAATATTATTTTATGATATTTATGTACCTTTTAGCCCTTTATCTGTTGAAGGACATTACTAGTTTGGGGCTACGAGTAAAGGTGAGGCAAACATGTGTGTACAAGTTTTCAATTGCCCAAGGATATAGAGGTCACaattttgggttttagttaaccGGGTCTCTCATAGCCCAAGGTGTCCACCAAgtccctatgtagccaagactggccctGAATTCCTCCTGATCCGTTTCTGCTTCCAACTCCCAAGCTGTCATTGCTTTTAAGGCCTTTTGTGTGTGGGAGGATTGGGATGTAAATTTTACTAGTGTGTGCTtaagtgcagaggtcagaggacaacttgtgggagtcaggtcTCTCGTTCCATCCCGGGTGACTTTGGAATTGAGCTCagatcgtcaggcttggtggcaagctcccttaacctcggagccatctTTTCGGCCCCCAGGATGTGCACTTAAAATTAAGGTAATATTCCGTAAATTCCTATAGTATTTCCTACTCAAATACAAGAATTCAGGGACTTTGCAACGAGCCCGCTTCCACGTACAGGGAAGCTTTGATCGACGTTCTGAAGTGACCGAAACCTTTAGAACGCTCCGGGGGCACCGCGCAGGACGTCTAGATGCGAGGGCACTGACCATTTTGTTTCAGTGAAAGAGGACAAACACTCTAATCCCAGAACAAATGCGAAGACGATTTTGACAGGTAAGGACGCCACATCCACGTTCCCGAAAGGACAAGTAGTCTTGCAGGGGATCCGTAGGGCATCTACGCACCGGCGCGCTAACGCCCCGCCTTAAGGGCGAAGTCAGTTTGTGAGGGCGGAAGTGCGCCCGCCCGGAAGCTGGAGGGTGGAGCGATGGGAATGACGCGCAGGAGCGCCAATGGAGTGCCGCGGCGGGCTTGTTGTACATCGGTGGGTAAGGGCTAACGGTTTCCGGTAGTGGTAGCCCCCCGAGAGGTGGGAGCGAAGAGGCGAGGACGCGTCCCCAAAGCCCGGACCCCGGCAGCGCCTGCGAGATGATGGGCTACGAGGCGTCCGAGTTGGAGTCTATGGAGGGCGAAGAGGCCGTGGAGGCCCCGGGGCCAGCCCCGGAGCCGCGAGCCCCGGAGCCGCGAGCCCcagagcccgagcccgagccggGCTTGGACTTGAGCCTGAGCCCGAGCCCGTTGCCCGAGAGTCCGGAGCGGCGGGGCGACAGCCCGGGACGGCGGAAGGGGCGTCGGGGCGGCGGCCGGAGGGGGCGGCAGGTGAGCAGCGGCGAAGCCCCGGCCCCCTGCTCGCCTAGCGTCCGGGACTCCGCCGCTCACGGTTCCGCCCTCTGCTCCCAGGTTCGTTTTCACCTGGCGCCGTCCTCCCCGGTGCGGTCCGAGCCGCTGCTCGCGCCCGGTGCACCGAGCGACGACGATCCCGCGGCGCCGCACGAGCTGGAGGCGCCGGCCCTGCAGAGCAGCCTGGCTTTGAGTCTGGAGCTGCAGCATGCGCGCGCCGCCGTCGCCAGCGGCCAGTTCGATGCCTCGAAGGCGGTGGAGGAGCAGCTGAGGAAGTCGTTCCAGACCCGCTGCGTCCTGGAGGAGACGGTGGCGGAGGGTGAGGGGGACAGGCGCCCGCCCCGGCGCGGTGGTCTGGGGGAAGGGCGCTGCTCACCCTCGCCTTTCCTGCGCTCGCAGGGTTGAACGTGCCGCGCTCTAAGCGACTCTACCGAGACCTAGTGAGTCTGCAGGTGCCAGAGGAGCAGGTTCTGAACGCGGCGCTGAGGGAGAAGCTGGCGATGCTGCCGCCGCAGCCCCGAGCCCCGCCCCCGAAGGTGAAGGAAGGGATCGGGGACCTGGCTTCCTCCCCCCGggctctcttcctccatctggAATGTAACCTTGCATTGGGCCTCACCTTCCCCACAGGAGGTGCTCGGGCAGGGGCCAGACATGACCATGCTGTGCAACCCAGACTCTCTCTGTTACGAATCTCCGCACTTGACAGTGGACGGGCTGCCCCCGTTAAGGCTTCAAGCCCGGCCCCGCCCTTCAGAAGATACCTTTCTCATGCATCGGATGCTGAGGCGCTGGGAAGCGTAGCCTCCACAACTCCCCGTATTGCCAGTCTGTACTTTCGTTAAAACTGTTTCCTCAcagaataaagtttttttttttctttttttaaaaacaacttagcTCCTCGTGGGAAGCTGCCTGTAGGTATAaattttcttccctccccccatgATGGCAAGTGGAAAGCCACCGTCTAAGTGTGGGGTCAGATTTTCCTTTCCACTTAAATCACCTTTGTTTTGGTTAGAATTTCAGACTTAGCCTTACATTATGGTGCCatatcccaggacttgggaggccaaggcagaaggatcctgtgttcaaggagtcTGAACTATGCAAGTTATTTCTTTTAATGTGGTTTCAGGCTAGGTAGGTTCAGCTCAGTGGTAGTATCTGGTTAAGCATGTACAAAGCCCCAACTTTAAtccccagagtgtgtgtgtgtgtgtgtgtgtaagtgtatgcacAGGCAATAGTCAGAATGCTTTAGATTTCCACTTTGGCTAAGTGTGGCGATGATCACTTGTGAGGTAGACAGGAGGGTTGGGAGTTCCTGGTCAACCTAAGTTAGgggatactgtctcaaaaaccaccaTAGGGAAAAAAAATGCACCCTCACTCTGCCCCATTTGTAAGAACAACTTTAATGTTTTAATCTATATAgctctggttgtcttggaactcatatAGGCtggtctggtcttgaactccaatttgcctgcctctgcttcccaagtgctaggattaaaggcatgcaccagtaTACCTGGCTATTCAAATACTTCTgttctagctgggcggtggtggcgcacgcctttaattccagcactcaggaggcagagccaggcggatctctgtgagttcgaggccagcctgggctaccaagtgagttccaggaaaaggcacaaagctacacagagaaaccctgtcttgaaaaaccaaaaaccaaccaaacaaaaaaacttctgtTCAAAAAGTATTTACCCAAATGTGGGTATTAACATTAAATAACTGCTTGAAAGGAGACTTTCCCTGTTTCATTTGAGTATTGCCCGTTTTGTGTGTGACTAACAGAGTGCTCAGTGTTCAATGTTCAAGGTTCCAGCAATCCTTGACAAACCAATGAAGACCTTCACTGTGCAAACCATCATGGGTCCTAGAGCAGGTTATTGGCTCTGGGCTCCACCTAACCCCACTGCCAAGCCCTCCAAAGTTAGCCTTCCACCTCACACTCCCATACACAAACACTTGCCTGGGGTTTCTTTTGGAGGAAGGTAAGTGGGACTCAAGCTACACACCAAAATTTGCATTACCCCCGCTCCCCTTTCCTGGGTAGTGTCTAAGGaccaggctgtaggcaagtcagTAAGGATGTTTTCTTAGTTGATTGATGAGGATAGGGCCTTGGCCCATTGTGGAAGGGgcaatccctgggctggtggtcctgtggtCCATAAGAAAGGCTAAGCAAGCTATGAGgatcaagtcagtaagcagcacccttccatggcatcagctcctgccttcaggtcccTGCGCtcccctacttgagttcctgtcctgacttcctttgatgatgaactgagATGTCAGATCTTTgctcatcacagcagtagtaaccttaactaagacaggtaCTAACAGTCTTCCACCCATGAGatactgtctcactatgcagcccacccaggctggcctcaaacctcaagagatcagcctgtctgtctcctcccaagtcctgggataaAGGGCCAATGTGCAACAACCAGCAAAACCCAGCCTCCTGAGACTCTGGGATGGGCAGACACCACATATTCCTATTAAGAGGTACCATCCCACTAGAAAGTGCCAGACACAGGTGCAGGGGCCACTGCCCTAGTTATCAAGTTTATTGTGCTGTTCTCACATTCCAAACCCAGCTCCCTCTCCCACCGGGGGACAGCAGAAGGAAGGATTTT
This region includes:
- the Ppp1r35 gene encoding protein phosphatase 1 regulatory subunit 35; its protein translation is MMGYEASELESMEGEEAVEAPGPAPEPRAPEPRAPEPEPEPGLDLSLSPSPLPESPERRGDSPGRRKGRRGGGRRGRQVRFHLAPSSPVRSEPLLAPGAPSDDDPAAPHELEAPALQSSLALSLELQHARAAVASGQFDASKAVEEQLRKSFQTRCVLEETVAEGLNVPRSKRLYRDLVSLQVPEEQVLNAALREKLAMLPPQPRAPPPKEVLGQGPDMTMLCNPDSLCYESPHLTVDGLPPLRLQARPRPSEDTFLMHRMLRRWEA